TCACACAGGAGTAGGTGGTGCCAAGATCAATACCGGCTGCAGGTCCCTTAGAAATGGTTGCTCACCTGTAGGCCCAGCTAGCTCaatcagtagagcatgagactcttaatctcagggtcatgggttcatgccccatgttgggcaccaatcTGTTGTAAGGAGATCAGCTGTatcccactgcccagctagcttaacccccaaaataaccacacagaaattgtattaattaaaatactgcctggcccattatttctagcctcttattggttaactctcacatcttgattcaaccaatttctttctttttttttttcatccaacaAGAAGCCATAACTTTATTAGTGATAGAAACAGTACAAATTTCAAACCAAGCTGCAGTTCCACCTTTGAAACaccaaaaaggggggaggggatggggactGTCCTCTCCGTCAAATAGTTACATTGTTAATTCCATAATAGCATTTACAATATCATTACTGTTGTTTTTCAGGGCTCAGATTGCCTTTGCTCTGGACACATTCGCCTGTGACATGACTAATTCTATGTCCTTAACTTCCACACCTGTCTCATCGacctcttcctcctcactctcctcttGTACTGTCGGAGTCTGAGTATTTTCTTGAATGTTTGAAACAGCTTCACCTTGAACTTTGAACTTCTCAGCAGCTGCTAACTGTGCTTGCTGAGACAAATCTTCAATCTTGGCTTCTCCAAATACGATGTAGGTGTCTGAAGCCGGGCTCTTGTAGACATCTGGTTTGGTGATGAGGAAGAGGATATTTTTAGATTTCCGGATAGTGACTCTAGTAACCCCTGTAACCTGCCGAAGACCCAGCTTGGACATAGCCTTCCGTGCTTTCTTTTCACTCCGGCTCTGCTTTGCTTTACCGACTGGTTCTTCATCAATTTCAGCTGCTGCCGCTAGCTGGGCTTgttgtgtggctgtctgtgtggaGTCTTGTTCCTCGAGCTCTGGTACTGATTCATCACTGTCAGATTCTGTTCCTGACCCTGTCTCAGCCTGGGGCTCTGGCAGCTCCTGCTCTGTGGCAGGGACGGTTTCTGTGGCTTCGCCAGGCATTTTGTGCGGAGGACGCGGAACCAAGATGGCGGCGGAAAGAGAGCGAGCGAGAGCGTGACCCACGCTGTGGCAGAAGTGATtcaaccaatttctaataatctatatgtcaccatgaggtcgtggcttacagggaaagattcagcatgtctgattctgacAACTCCATGGCAGATCGGCTCTgtatgctttcttcctcccagaatacagttctgtcttctccacccatctaagttctgccctatcaggccaagtagtttctttttttttaattattaaaaaattctacctcttcccctcctcccattttattcATCTTTCCCTCACtcaccctccccctccttctccagtcctaagagcagtcagggttccctgccctgtgggaagttcaaggtcctcccccctccatccaggtctaggaagatgagcatccaaacagactaggctcccacaaagccagtccatgcagtagaatcaaaacccagtgctattgtctttggcttctcagtcagccctcattgtcagccacattcagagagtctggtttgatcatatgctcactcagtcccagtccagctggccttggtgagcttccattagatcagtcacactgtctccatgggtggacgcACCCTTCGCAGTCcaaacttccttgctcatgttctccctccttctgctcttcatttggaccttaggagctcagtccagtgctccaatgtagatCTCTgaactatctccatccatcgccagatgaaggttttatggtgatatgcaagatattcatcagtgtggctatgggataagtccagttcaggtaccctcttctctactgcccaaggaacaagctgggttCATCTCCTTGGACTCCTTGggacccctctagagccaagtctcttgccaaccctaaaatggctcccttaattaaaatatctacttccctgttcccatatccacccttcatccatctcaaccatcccattctcccaagctctccccaattctccccttctcccttgtcaTCTCCCCTTCCCCTGGCCCCACCCCTACtcccgtgctcccaactttttcctggcaatcttgtctacttccaatgtccaggaggataactatatatttttctttggttcaccttcttatttagcttctctaggatcatgaattataggctcaaagttctttgtttatggctagaatccacttattagtgagtacatgccattttcctctttttgggtctgggttatctcactcagtaaagttcTCTTCTTTACAATATCTGTATTAAACTTTGGCCCTTTTCTCACTCATTCACACAGTCTGAAAATTCCAGAACACTCACCATAGAACCTGATA
The sequence above is a segment of the Chionomys nivalis chromosome X, mChiNiv1.1, whole genome shotgun sequence genome. Coding sequences within it:
- the LOC130867719 gene encoding nascent polypeptide-associated complex subunit alpha-like, with the protein product MPGEATETVPATEQELPEPQAETGSGTESDSDESVPELEEQDSTQTATQQAQLAAAAEIDEEPVGKAKQSRSEKKARKAMSKLGLRQVTGVTRVTIRKSKNILFLITKPDVYKSPASDTYIVFGEAKIEDLSQQAQLAAAEKFKVQGEAVSNIQENTQTPTVQEESEEEEVDETGVEVKDIELVMSQANVSRAKAI